The following are encoded in a window of Candidatus Paracaedimonas acanthamoebae genomic DNA:
- the hflC gene encoding protease modulator HflC, with amino-acid sequence MKIPFFTSFILGVILIFLAVSNSLFTLHQTKKALVLQFGELVKVHDTPGLKVKIPVIQDVIFFDRRLLDYNLPVIEVNAGDQKRMVVDLYVRYIINDVLVFYKTVGTLEGVQNRLGKIVPDIMQEVIGRVPLSEMLSSNRAKIMEEIFRKVRDSSKNFGIDVRDVRIIRADLPKENSEAIFNRMESERRQEAKQFRAEGDEQAQGIRAKADRERTLILAQARKKSEILRGEGEAEAARIYANAFSQDTDFFKFYRSMDAYQKVMTPEDTTLVISPSSEFFRYFHKNKLGRN; translated from the coding sequence ATGAAAATACCTTTCTTTACTTCTTTTATCTTAGGTGTAATTTTAATTTTTCTTGCTGTGAGTAATTCTCTTTTTACTCTTCATCAAACAAAGAAGGCGCTTGTTTTGCAATTTGGTGAACTTGTAAAAGTTCACGATACGCCAGGTTTAAAAGTTAAAATACCAGTTATTCAGGATGTTATCTTTTTTGATAGACGCTTGCTTGATTATAATCTTCCTGTCATCGAAGTAAATGCGGGTGACCAAAAGAGAATGGTTGTAGATCTGTATGTTCGTTATATTATTAATGATGTCTTGGTATTCTATAAAACAGTTGGCACATTAGAAGGTGTTCAAAATCGTCTTGGGAAGATTGTACCTGATATTATGCAAGAAGTCATTGGACGAGTTCCCCTTTCTGAGATGTTATCTTCAAACCGCGCAAAAATCATGGAAGAGATTTTCCGTAAAGTTCGTGATTCTTCTAAAAATTTTGGTATTGATGTCCGAGACGTCAGAATTATTAGAGCCGACTTACCTAAAGAAAATAGTGAAGCTATTTTCAATCGAATGGAAAGTGAACGGCGTCAAGAAGCAAAACAATTTAGAGCCGAAGGTGACGAACAAGCCCAAGGAATACGAGCAAAAGCAGATCGTGAACGTACTCTTATTCTTGCTCAAGCTCGAAAAAAATCTGAAATTTTACGCGGCGAAGGTGAGGCAGAAGCTGCCCGTATTTACGCAAATGCTTTTTCTCAAGACACCGATTTTTTCAAGTTTTATAGATCGATGGATGCTTATCAAAAAGTAATGACGCCTGAAGACACGACACTTGTTATATCCCCCTCAAGTGAGTTTTTTCGGTATTTTCACAAAAATAAGTTAGGTAGGAATTAA
- a CDS encoding peroxiredoxin, whose protein sequence is MLLSLDQPAPSFTTATDLNPTLTLDAFKGRHLILYFYPRDDTPGCTLESCGFRDAYSEIQQHQGAVLGVSKDSIISHKKFREKYNLPFELAADSEENLCRLYDVLQEKSMYGKKYIGIERSTFLIDQHGILRKIWRNVKVPGHIPEVLQALKNLG, encoded by the coding sequence ATGCTTTTATCGCTTGACCAACCTGCCCCTAGTTTTACCACAGCAACAGACTTAAATCCAACACTTACTCTGGATGCATTCAAAGGGCGCCATCTTATTTTATATTTTTATCCCCGAGATGACACACCTGGATGTACGCTTGAATCGTGTGGATTTCGCGATGCTTATTCAGAAATTCAACAACATCAAGGCGCAGTCCTTGGCGTCTCAAAAGATAGTATCATCTCTCACAAAAAATTTCGTGAAAAATATAATCTGCCTTTTGAGCTCGCCGCGGATTCTGAAGAAAATTTGTGTAGACTTTATGATGTTCTTCAAGAAAAAAGTATGTACGGGAAAAAATACATTGGAATAGAGCGATCTACTTTTTTAATTGATCAGCATGGAATTCTTCGAAAAATATGGAGAAATGTTAAAGTTCCCGGCCATATCCCCGAAGTTCTTCAGGCCCTTAAAAATCTTGGATGA
- a CDS encoding Do family serine endopeptidase → MMFNDHKTTLKNSIVAAAILAIFGNTPHAHSVPLSPYKEVPNNFANIVEPLLPAVVNISTTTEVSANRRYQEMPNFPPGTPLDEFFRYFFEEGQPTRPRKTTSLGSGFIVSQDGKEAFIVTCNHVIADADEITVILHNDAELKATVVGQDRRTDLALLKVTTDQKLSTVEWGDSSTAKVGEWVIAVGNPFGLSSTVTIGIISTIARNISARAKGAPAVDYIDGYIQTDASLNMGNSGGPMFNISGKVIAISTAIFSPNGGNIGIGFGIPASLAKTTIEQIKKFGHPKRGWLGVTIQIVTPEIADSLNLKTTTGALVGAIAPNSPATKAGVKRGDVILSFDGKPVKESRLLPRMVGEATIGGKVPLTLWRDGKEIKLETVVGEFEEAQQEGLIGDSTEDNAASLNNKGPKVLGMLIKEVKPAEFERYGISEKGVIIVGLDPESEAAEKGLRPGDLISEVTIAGKRERIMTSEQLSKLIDDAQKQGKKQLLLLINRGGVQRFITLALNNKDKKEAPKTE, encoded by the coding sequence ATGATGTTTAATGATCACAAAACAACACTTAAAAATTCCATTGTGGCTGCAGCTATCTTAGCCATATTTGGAAATACCCCGCATGCCCATTCAGTCCCTTTAAGCCCTTATAAAGAAGTTCCTAACAATTTTGCCAATATTGTCGAACCACTCCTCCCTGCCGTTGTGAATATTTCAACAACGACGGAAGTAAGTGCAAATCGTCGTTACCAAGAAATGCCTAATTTTCCTCCAGGAACACCTCTTGATGAATTTTTTCGTTACTTTTTTGAAGAAGGACAACCTACAAGGCCTCGCAAAACGACCTCTTTAGGATCTGGTTTCATTGTATCCCAGGACGGAAAAGAAGCTTTTATTGTCACTTGTAATCATGTGATTGCTGATGCAGATGAAATCACAGTTATTTTACACAATGACGCTGAATTAAAAGCAACTGTTGTAGGACAAGATCGGCGCACTGACTTAGCCCTTTTAAAAGTTACAACCGATCAAAAACTCTCAACTGTCGAATGGGGAGACTCTAGTACAGCAAAAGTTGGCGAATGGGTCATTGCTGTTGGTAATCCTTTTGGCCTTAGCAGTACTGTGACAATTGGAATTATTTCAACAATTGCCCGCAACATCTCTGCCCGCGCTAAAGGTGCCCCTGCTGTTGATTATATCGATGGCTATATTCAAACAGATGCTTCGCTTAATATGGGAAATTCTGGCGGCCCTATGTTTAACATCAGTGGAAAAGTTATTGCTATTAGTACAGCAATATTCTCACCAAATGGCGGAAACATTGGAATTGGATTTGGAATTCCAGCCTCTCTTGCTAAAACCACGATTGAACAGATCAAGAAATTCGGCCATCCAAAACGCGGATGGTTAGGCGTAACAATCCAAATTGTCACCCCAGAAATAGCTGATTCGCTTAATCTAAAGACAACAACAGGCGCTTTAGTCGGCGCTATCGCTCCGAATAGTCCTGCAACAAAAGCAGGCGTTAAACGTGGTGATGTTATTCTTTCATTTGATGGCAAACCTGTAAAAGAATCTCGTTTGTTACCCCGAATGGTAGGAGAAGCCACAATTGGAGGAAAAGTTCCTCTCACTTTATGGCGTGATGGTAAAGAGATTAAGCTTGAAACTGTGGTCGGTGAGTTTGAAGAAGCTCAACAAGAAGGCCTTATTGGTGATTCCACAGAAGATAATGCCGCTTCTCTTAATAATAAAGGACCTAAAGTGCTTGGGATGCTAATCAAAGAAGTGAAGCCTGCAGAATTCGAACGATATGGGATATCTGAAAAAGGTGTTATCATCGTTGGACTAGATCCTGAAAGTGAAGCTGCAGAAAAAGGACTTCGCCCCGGAGACCTCATCTCAGAAGTAACAATTGCAGGAAAACGTGAACGCATTATGACTTCTGAACAACTCTCAAAACTTATTGATGATGCTCAAAAACAAGGTAAAAAACAACTCCTTCTCCTTATTAACCGAGGAGGCGTCCAAAGATTTATTACTTTGGCTCTCAATAATAAAGATAAAAAAGAAGCTCCAAAAACTGAATAG
- the hflK gene encoding FtsH protease activity modulator HflK — protein sequence MFWQNNNEGIDRSNPWDDQNDPWQGRKQGTAINLEDSFQKAWLNFKKSIFGNGGDKPKIIMGLFSLFILLWLVTGFYRVSEGELGVEIRFGEMTIITPPGLRYHLPSPIETVIVTKVSEINQVDSGIRVKSDTAMLGEDSDNQMLTGDENILTLNFSVLWFIKDVKKYLFNDPTPNKTVKLAAESAVREVIAQTTIVEALTKGKDKIVVDAQKLLQKMLDDYGIGIEVQQVRLLRVNPPEKVIDAFRDVQRARADRESKINEARAYQNSIIPEARGQAQQIEQGAEAFRQSVVADAQGQAQRFLALLQEYKKAPEVTRERLYIDLMSQLMKNVNKVIIDTPGNAQGVLPYLPLPEIKNKPSTSAGDSQ from the coding sequence ATGTTTTGGCAGAACAATAATGAAGGCATAGATCGTAGTAACCCGTGGGACGATCAAAATGACCCGTGGCAAGGTCGCAAGCAAGGTACTGCCATTAATTTAGAAGATTCTTTTCAAAAAGCTTGGCTCAATTTTAAAAAATCTATTTTCGGCAATGGAGGAGATAAACCCAAAATTATCATGGGCTTATTTTCATTATTTATTCTTCTATGGCTAGTAACAGGATTTTATCGAGTTTCAGAAGGTGAGCTAGGCGTTGAAATTCGCTTTGGGGAAATGACAATCATTACTCCCCCTGGACTTCGTTATCATTTACCTTCTCCAATTGAAACTGTGATTGTTACTAAAGTTTCTGAAATCAACCAAGTTGATAGTGGCATTCGTGTTAAATCTGACACCGCGATGCTAGGAGAAGACAGTGACAATCAAATGCTGACAGGGGATGAGAATATTCTGACCCTCAATTTCTCAGTTCTCTGGTTTATTAAAGATGTAAAAAAATACCTCTTTAATGATCCTACTCCTAATAAAACGGTTAAACTAGCCGCAGAAAGTGCTGTTCGTGAAGTTATTGCCCAAACAACAATTGTCGAGGCTTTAACGAAAGGAAAAGATAAAATTGTCGTGGATGCCCAAAAACTTCTTCAAAAAATGCTGGATGATTACGGCATAGGAATTGAAGTTCAGCAAGTTCGCCTTTTACGTGTAAATCCGCCCGAAAAAGTGATTGATGCTTTCCGGGATGTTCAAAGAGCACGAGCAGACCGCGAAAGTAAGATCAATGAAGCACGTGCCTATCAAAATTCGATTATTCCAGAAGCTAGAGGGCAAGCCCAACAAATTGAGCAAGGAGCAGAAGCTTTTCGTCAATCGGTCGTCGCTGATGCCCAAGGTCAAGCTCAGCGCTTTCTTGCCTTGCTTCAAGAATACAAAAAAGCCCCAGAAGTAACTCGAGAGAGACTTTATATTGACCTTATGAGCCAACTCATGAAAAATGTTAATAAAGTTATTATTGATACACCAGGAAACGCACAAGGAGTGCTGCCTTATTTGCCTCTCCCTGAAATCAAAAATAAACCTTCTACTTCAGCAGGAGACTCACAATAA